From the genome of Nicotiana sylvestris chromosome 2, ASM39365v2, whole genome shotgun sequence, one region includes:
- the LOC104212342 gene encoding protein SOSEKI 3-like yields the protein MEERMKKYRQLSPERAKVWTEKPPKYVQQQPQKNDGKVPVVYYLCRNQRLEHPHFMEVPLSSPDGLYLRDVIVRFNVLRGRGMASSYSWSCKRSYKNRFVWHDLCEDDLILPAHGNEYVLKGSELCEESNSGHCSPAKNDRLSNPKVLPEPSSSRSQDNSFPSSSTDERSAKNSCKGEPSVPIPGALDVTPESRSANCSSCNGSLRLKASKINNTVGLANASTQNQENGSRKGVSMTNESADICRASNGGRTDTLISLIRSDVSKLSSFKTLESEEGRVSSTKLKPSNMLMQLISCGSVSVADHRFGLIHTYKSRLSLGKLDCLKRNQRLMGLEDEEYFCGSWMEPTLPKERVPPALKRSSFAAERTNGDAVEDKNEPSSTRSKCMGHSIKASLNNNLPNNESIRSPLSESPRTSSEGEDTSRTIASGISTSGSKRITEFSQERNIPRV from the exons ATGGAAGAGCGTATGAAGAAGTATAGGCAATTGAGTCCAGAGAGAGCTAAAGTGTGGACTGAGAAACCGCCCAAATATGTGCAGCAGCAGCCCCAAAAGAATGATGGCAAAGTGCCAGTGGTATATTATCTATGTAGAAATCAACGGCTTGAGCATCCTCATTTCATGGAAGTACCCTTGTCTTCGCCTGATGGCCTATACTTGAGAG ATGTAATCGTGAGGTTTAACGTTTTGAGAGGCAGAGGAATGGCTTCGTCGTACTCTTGGTCCTGTAAGAG AAGCTACAAGAACAGATTTGTGTGGCATGATCTTTGTGAAGATGACCTGATTCTTCCTGCTCATGGTAATGAATATGTTCTCAAAGGCTCAGAGCTTTGTGAAGAATCCAATTCAG GTCACTGCAGTCCAGCGAAAAATGACAGATTGTCAAATCCGAAAGTATTACCAGAACCTTCATCCTCTAGGAGCCAAGATAATTCCTTTCCTTCGTCTAGTACGGATGAAAGAAGTGCGAAGAATTCTTGTAAAGGTGAACCATCAGTTCCAATTCCAGGTGCTTTGGATGTAACCCCAGAGTCCAGATCTGCTAATTGTTCTTCATGTAATGGTTCGTTAAGGTTGAAAGCGAGCAAGATCAATAATACTGTTGGCCTGGCTAATGCTTCCACTCAAAATCAGGAAAATGGAAGCAGAAAAGGTGTTTCAATGACAAATGAGTCTGCAGATATATGTAGGGCCAGTAATGGTGGTAGAACAGATACCTTGATATCTCTCATCAGATCGGATGTGAGCAAGCTCAGCAGCTTTAAGACACTTGAAAGCGAAGAGGGTCGGGTTTCATCAACAAAACTAAAGCCTTCGAATATGCTAATGCAACTAATCTCATGTGGATCAGTTTCAGTAGCGGATCATAGATTTGGCCTTATACATACATACAAATCAAGATTAAGTTTAGGGAAGCTTGATTGCCTGAAAAGGAATCAGAGGTTAATGGGGTTGGAAGATGAGGAATATTTCTGTGGAAGCTGGATGGAGCCTACTCTTCCCAAGGAACGAGTACCTCCTGCCTTAAAGCGGTCATCTTTCGCTGCTGAGAG GACTAATGGAGACGCAGTTGAAGATAAAAATGAGCCGAGCTCCACACGCTCAAAGTGCATGGGACATTCTATCAAGGCTTCCCTGAATAATAATCTGCCAAATAATGAGTCAATTAGATCCCCTCTTTCTGAAAGTCCAAGAACCTCATCTGAAGGAGAAGACACATCAAGAACGATTGCGTCTGGCATATCCACAAGTGGAAGTAAACGAATCACAGAGTTTTCCCAAGAGAGAAACATTCCAAGGGTATAG